DNA from Nitrospira sp.:
TGCCGAACGGCTGACGAAGCGGCTGGGCGGCGCGAAGATTTATCTGAAGCGGGAAGACCTGTGTCATACCGGCGCCCACAAGATCAACAATGCCATCGGGCAGGCGCTCCTCGCCAAGCGCATGAAGAAGCCGCGGCTCATCGCCGAGACCGGCGCCGGGCAGCATGGGGTGGCGACCGCGACGGTGGCCGCCATGTTCGGCCTCCAATGTGAAATCTACATGGGCACGGAGGATATGCAGCGGCAGGCGTTGAACGTGTTCCGGATGCGGCTCCTCGGCTCGACCGTGACGGGGGTCGATGCGGGCAGCCGGACCCTGAAGGACGCGATCAGCGAAGCCATGCGGGATTGGACCACCAATGTGCGGACCACCCATTATGTGCTGGGGTCCGTACTCGGCGCCCATCCCTATCCGATGATGATCAGGGATTTTCAATCGGTGATCGGGCGCGAAGCGCGCAAGCAAATCCTGGCGGCAGAAGGCCGCTTGCCCGATTGTCTCATTGCTTGCGTCGGCGGCGGGAGCAATGCGATGGGATTGTTCCATGCCTTCGTGCCGGACAAGAAGGTCACGATGATCGGGGTGGAGGCCGGAGGGCTCGGGATCGAGAGCGGCAAACATGCGGCTCGGTTCGCGGGCGGGCGCCCCGGTGTGCTCCAGGGCACGATGACCTATCTGCTGCAGGACGAAGACGGACAGGTGAATCTCACCCATTCCGTGTCGGCTGGTTTGGACTATGCGGCGGTAGGGCCGGAACACAGTTACTACAAGGAAGCGAATCGTGCCCGGTACACGTCGGCCACCGATGACGAAGCGATGGCGGCGTTCGACTTGCTGGCCGGGGAAGAGGGCATCGTTCCTGCGCTGGAGAGCGCCCATGCCATCGCCGAGGTGATGAAACGCGCGCCGACGATGAAGAAGAACCAGATCATCATCGTGAACCTGTCGGGGCGCGGTGACAAGGATGTGCAGCAAGTGGCCAGGATCAAGGGGGTGACGCTGTAGCAGGATGTTGAAAACGGTCTCCAGCTTTGTTCTCGCGGCGTTCAGAGGTTCGACGTACTGGCTTGAGTACGCCTCACCTCTTCACTTGCTGCGGCCTCGCCGGACGGCCATTTTGAACATCCTGCAAAGAAAGGTCGCGGTGGACGAGTGAAAGGTATGGGCATATCGATATGAACCGCTTGGATCAGACATTCAGTCGGCTGAAGGCGAAGGGCGAGAAGGCGCTCATTACCTACATCATGGCCGGTGATCCGTCGTTGCAGGAAACGGAACAATTGGTGCTGGAATTGGAACGGGCCGGTGCGGACGTCGTCGAACTGGGCGTGCCCTTTTCCGATCCGATCGCCGACGGACCTGTGATTCAGAAGGCGGCCGAACGTGGCTTGCGCAGCGGCACCTCCCTCCGAAAAATCCTGAAATCGGTGCGACAGCTGCGGACTTCAACAGAGATCCCCATCGTCTTGATGGCCTATTACAACAACATCCATGCGTTCGGTGAGGCGGAGTTTTGCCGGCAGGCGGTCGAAGCAGGCGTGGATGGGTTGATCGTGCCGGATATGCCGCCGGATGAAGCGGGGCCCCTGCGTGACCCGGCAGAAGCGGCGGGGCTGCATCTGATTTTTCTGCTCGCGCCGACCAGCACGGCAGCGCGGCGCGCCTATGTGGCGAAGGAGTCCGGCGGATTTGTCTATTATGTTTCCATCACCGGTATCACCGGGGCTAAACTGAACGACATGGCGGGGGTGCGTGACAACGTCGCGAAGATCAGAAAACAGACGAAGACGCCTGTTGCCGTGGGGTTCGGGGTGGCCACTCCGGACGATGCCGCGTTGGTTGCCGATATCGCCGATGCGGTGATCGTGGGCAGCGCCATCGTCCGGCGGGTGGGAGAACATGGACAGGATGGCCGGCTCGTTCGAGAAGTGGGCTCATTCGTTCGTTCCCTCAAGACGGCAATGCAGCCTGCTTAGCAGGCCGGCTGCGTCGCTCTTCGCATCATTCTCCGCGATTCAATCTCTCTCCGCCGGCCATGATTCCCGCTTCAACGAGGAGATGCCATGCCAGCAGTCAGCCGGAAGGTCCGACGAACCGTCAGCAAGAAGACGTCCCTCTCCCCCGCGGTCACTCCGCGCCGCAAGGTGCCGTCCCGAAACGCAGCGCCGTTGTCCGCAGATCGTCTGATCCGTACCCTCCAACAACGGTTGCTCGATACAGTCAGCAGTTCGGAAGAAGAGGGCCGCTCTCCAGCCGGCATTTCGGCGGTCTTCGTGCACGCATTCCAACAGCTGACGAAAGTCGAGGCGATCACCGTCTATATGCGCGATGAACAGACACGCCACATGACCTGTTTGGCCGAGGCAGGCCGCGGTGATGCCTCGGTTGCCGTTGGATGGCGCAAGGTGCTGGCGCGGGCGGAGAAGAATGCCAGGGTCTCGAGCGGAGCCTTGCATGCCTTCCGGCTGCATCGCATCGGCCGGATGGAAGGCTTGGTGATGGTCCAAACCGGATCCTCCCAACGGTCGAGCACGCGCACACTTCTTACGGTGCTGGCGGCGGTCGAACCCTGGTTGGCGGTGGCGCTTGACCATGCCAGGCTGACTAGAAAATACGCAGCGAAGATCCTGCGGATCCAACATATGGAGCAGGTGAGCGACCTGTTGAATTCGTCGCTGACGGAAGGGGAAAAATTGCGGCGGGCGTTGGATGCGGCAATCAGATTGGTTGAGGCAGAGGCAGGCGCGCTGTTCCTGACGGGCCATGACGGGGTCTTGAAGGTCCATGCAGTCGGCGGAGAGCGGGCTGCCGGCTTGACGGCGCTCAAGTCTTCCATTGCCGCCGACGTATTCCGCACAGGCCAACCCCTGTTGATCACGCAGGGGGCGCAGGATGGCAGGCTGGCCGCCCATCAGGGTTGGCAGGCCACCATGCAGGTGACGTCGCTCGTCTCCGTTCCGGTCCGCACCGGCCTCAAGGCGGTGGGCGTCTTGGAAGTGGTCAACAAATGCACGGGAAAGCCGTTCAGCAACTGGGATCTGCTGGAATTGGCGAGCCTCTCGAATCAATTCGGGCTGGCGATCGAACAGCTGCGGAGGGACCAGGCAGGGGAGGGCGCATCGGCCCGGATGCAAGGGGACTAACGTTTTTCCGGCGGCATGTATTTGATCATGTCGGAGGCCAACCTGGTGGCGAGATCCCGCATGTCCGGACGGATGAACAGGTAACTTTCCTGCACTTGATGCCGGGCCTTCCAGACGATGGCTCCGTTGACGGCATCGACCAGTCTCATACTCAGGCCGACCCGGGCGATGTTGTCTCCTTCCTCTCGCGTGTATTCCCAGGCATTGACCTTGACGACGAGCAGCGAATCCGCCCCCAGGGCATGGCCGATCTTGATCGCCGAAGATTTATCCGATTGGCCGGTCGTTTCCATGCGGGAGAAATAGGTCACGAGTGCGTCGAAGGCGTCTTTGGTTGTCTGAAACGTGTCGGTCACCTGATCGGGCGGCACTACCTTTTCCACCCGCCGGCTCTTGATCAGCACCTTTGCCACCACTTCTTCGACATCTTCACGGGCGCTGTCGTAGGCGCCGGAAATCGGAAGAATCGCCATGGTCTTGGGGTAGAACCCCCTTGCAGCCGGCCCCTCCCACATTTCTTGAAGGCCGCCGCACCCTGCCAGGAGCCCTACGATCAGGAGACTGAAAACGGCGGTCATCGTCGGAAGAATGCGTGTTGTCATAGCTCGTACGTAAAGTGTATCAGATCGAGTCACTATAGCAGTTTACCTTAGAAGGTCAGGGCGATGGAGCCGGATGCCAGGGCGGCTTGGTCCCTGAAATCATACCCGCCAGCAATGTCGATGCGCAAGGCAAAGACACGGAGACCGAAGCCGGCAGTCGGAATAAACGGCGTCTTGGCATCCTGCATATTCTTGAACGCCCCGACCCTGAAGGAGAGAAGTTCCGACAGGATCGTCTGCTCGGCCCCGAGGCTCAAGAGCTGGCTGGAGACACCGGGGGTGAGCGTATTGTTTTTCGTGATGTCCACATCGGCAGTCAACGTCAACGAGTTATAGGGGTTGACGGCCAGACCGGTCCTGACCTGCGGGAGCAGCTTGAACTTATCCCCGTTCGGCGCATCGAAGGTAGGCGCGTTGATGTCTTTGGCCACGATGCCCATGCGCAGCCAGGACGAGGGTCTGAACATCGCCCCTACGTCGATGCCGAGCGCAGAGGAGATCTTGGCGCGGCCGAGGTCCTCGAAAACTTTCACGTCATCGCTCGCCCCACGAACGTTGGTGGCGCCTGAATAGGCGGCGCCTTGAATCACTTTGCCGGTGACGCCGATCGAAAACACGCGGTCGAAAAAGGCATAGGCATAGGACAGGGCGGCTTGCCGGACTTCCAGGCCGTTCATGGCGAGTTGCCCGTTGACCGTCAGGTTGCCGCCGGTCGTCGTAAATCCGACCGGGTTGCGCACGAATGCGCCGCCGGTTGCGACATCGGATACGTTGAACCCCAGTGCATGTTCGCCGAAGTTGCCCTTGACGTAGAATCCGCCGGAGGCAGCCGCCGACAAATTGGTGCCGGGCCGATTGATGCGATCCACAAGCTGTTGGAGCCGGGCTTGGTTGGCCGCAGAAGTATCGTTCAGATTCAGGTTGTTGATGTCCTTCAGTGTATCGAAGAAGTCGCCGCGGTCGACGAACTGGCCGCTGCCCTGGAATCGGATATCGAACTTCTTGCTCATCACCATGCCGGCAGGGTTCCAATAGGTGGCGAGGGAGTCACTGGTCGTCGCGACGCCGGCTCCCCCCATGCCCATCTGGCGCGATCCCACGAACACAAACTCCACCGCCGCCGCCTGGAGCGGCAGGAGGAGGACCAGGAGGGCGGCGGTGAATCGGAAACGGAGTCTCATGTCGGTCATCGATTCGGTCACATTTTCTCTCAGCGGCACCGCTGGGCCAGTCTACGAAAAGATGCGGAAGTCGTCAAGAAATCACCTCACAGCCTTCCTAGGCAGAGACAATCATTCCGTCCTGCATGGACACGATGCGGTCGGCCTGGGCGGAGAGCTTGTCATTGTGGGTGACGATGACGAAGGTCGTTCCGTGCGAGCGGTTCAATTGACGGAGCAGCGCGAACAGCGCCTCACCCGTATGGGTATCCAGATTACCGGTCGGTTCATCGGCCAACACGAGATCCGGCTGCTGCATCAAGGCACGGGCGACGGAGACCCGTTGTTGTTCGCCGCCGGAGAGCTCGCCTGGTTTATGGTGGAGGCGATCTCCCAGGCCGACTTCGCTCAGGAGCTTCGTCGCGTCGCCCGCCACATCCGCCAGATCGCGTTTCTGGATCATGGCGGGCAGGCAGGCATTCTCCAGCGCCGTGAATTCCGGAAGCAGGTGGTGAAACTGGAAGACGAAGCCCACGCGTTTGTTACGGAACTCGGCCTGCTGTTGCTCGCTGAGCTGGAAGAGATCCTGACCGTCGAACGAGACCGTCCCCTTGGTGGGTCGATCCAGGGTGCCGAGAATCTGAAGCAAGGTGCTCTTGCCGGCTCCCGACGCTCCGACGATGGCGATCAATTCGCCGCGCTGGATGTGCAGGTTGATGTTGCTGAGCACCACCAACTCCCGCCCGCCCATGGGAAACGATTTATAGAGGTCGACGACCTTGATCATGAAAACAATTGTTGATTGAACCACTGCATCATTGCATCATTGAAGGAGATTGATTTTGAAATGATTTCAAATGGTGAAATCGATAAATCGTACTTTCAAGCTATTCATATCGCAGCGCCGCCGCCGGGTCGAGCTTGGCGGCCTGGAGCGACGGATACAATGTCGCGACAAAGCTGATCAGGATCGCCGAGCCTGCCACGAGCAACACGTCCGACCCCAACACATGGACCGGAATGCGGGAAATGTAATAGACGGTCGGATCGAAGGTCCAAAAGGTCTGGATCAACCAGAGGAAGGCATACCCGAGCGGAACACCGATCGCCGCGCCGGAACAGCCGATGATCAGGCCGTTCAACATGAAGATACGCATGATGCCCTTGCGCGTCGCGCCCATGGCCTTCAGGATCGCGATCTCGCGCTGCTTTTCGGTTACGATCATGGTGAGGGTACTGACGATGTTGAAGGAGGCCACGATGGTAATCAGCACCAGCAGCAGGAACATCATCGTCTTCTCGAGTTTGAGCGCCGAGAACAGGTTGCGGTTCATCTGCATCCAGTCCCTGGCCCAAAAGTTGAAACCGAGATTCTCTTCGATCCTACGCGCGATGTCGGCGGCGCGGAACACGTCGGTCACCTTGACCTCGATGCCCGTCACGCTTGCGCCCATGTTGAAAAACTTCTGGGCCTCCCCCAGCTCGATGTAGGCGAGGGAGGAGTCATATTCGTACATGCCGGATTGAAAAATCCCGACGACGACGAATTGCCTGATCTTGGGGGTCATGCTGGCGCCGGTAATCGGGCCGACCGGGGACACGACGTTCAAGCTGTCGCCGGGGAAGACCCCGAGCCGCATCGACAATTCTTTGCCGAGAATGATTCCCGGCCGCATGGCTGTGTCGGGGCCGTTTGGTTCGCGCTCCTTCTCAGGGATCGTCACCTTCACCGGCTGTTTCAAATCGCCGAGGCTGCCGTCGATGAGATTCTTGGCGAGTTCCGTCACTTGCCCTTCGCGCGCCGGATCGATCCCACGGAGAATGATTCCCTGGACGCCGGACTGAGAAGTCAGGAGCACCTGGCGGAAGATGAAGGGGGTGGCGGCCACGACTTCCGGGAGCGCCGCCACCTTCTTCACCTGTTCCTCGTAATCGACCATGGATTCCTTCATGCGGTCGTTCACGAGGATATGGGCCGTCGTGCCGAGGATCTTGGCCTGAATGTCCTCCTTGAAGCCGGTCATGATGCCGACCGTCCCGATCAAGGCGGCGACGCCGAGCGTGATCCCGACGATGGAGACGATCGTGTTGAACGAAATGGTGCGGTTGCGGCGCTTGGCGCGCAGGTAGCGCAATCCGACGAAGATTTCGTAGGGGAGCGCCATGCCTACTTCTCAGGCCTGAGCTGCGGAAAGAGCACCACGTCTCGAATGGAGGCCTGGTTCGTGAAGAGCATGACGAGCCGGTCGATGCCGATGCCTTCCCCGGCGGTCGGCGGCATGCCGTATTCGAGGGCGCGCAGGAAATCTTCATCGACCCGATGGGCCTCCTCATCGCCGGCCTCATGTTGCGCCGCCTGCGCCTCAAAGCGCTCGCGTTGATCGAGGGGGTCGTTCAACTCGGAGAAGGCGTTGGCGATTTCGCGTCCCGCGATATACAGTTCGAAACGATCGGTGAGGGATGGATCCGCATCCTTCCGGCGCGCGAGCGGGGAAATCTCGATCGGGTAATCGGTGATGAAGGTCGGCTGCTGCAGGCGCGGCTCGACGGTTTCTTCGAAGATGTCGTTGAGGATGTCCGCCAAAGACTCTTTGGGGGAGACCTCGACGCCCAATCGCCCGGCTGCGGCGAACGCCTCGTCGCGATCCTTGAGGACGGACGAGGGCAGATTATTCACCTCCAGAATCGCCTGGTGGTATGACCACCGTTGCCAGGGCGAGGCCAGATTGATCTCCGTGCCCTGGTAGTCGATGGTGGTGGTGCCGAGAATGTCCTTCGCCAGCCTTCCAAACAGTTCTTCCGTCAGGATGATCAGATCGTGGTAGTCGGCGTAAGAGACGTAGAACTCCAGCATGGTGAACTCGGGATTGTGAATCGTCGAGATGCCTTCGTTCCGGAAGTTACGGTTGATCTCGAACACGCGCGGAAAGCCGCCGACGATCAATCGTTTCAGGTACAGTTCCGGCGCGATGCGGAGATAGAGATCGGTGCCCAACGCATTGTGATGGGTGACGAAGGGTTTCGCCGCGGCGCCGCCCGGGATGGGATGCATCATCGGCGTTTCGACTTCCAGGAAGCCGCGTTCGATCAGGAACGAGCGAATGCCGGCGATGATGCGGCTCCGCAGCGCGAAAATCTGGTGGATCTGCGGGTTGGCGATGAGGTCGACATAGCGCTGCCTGTAACGGGTCTCGACGTCGGTGAGCCCGTGCCACTTTTCCGGCAGGGGCCGGAGCGCTTTGCTGAGGAACGTCAGGGTCTTCACCTCGACCGTAAACTCGTTGGTCTTCGTGCGGAACAGGACACCGGTCACGCCGATCCAGTCGCCGAGATCCAGCCCTTCGGACACTTGATGGGCTTGGTCGCCCAGCGTATCCTTCTTCAGATAGACCTGCAGGCGATCCGACCCGTCCTGCAGCACCGCGAACGCGGCCTTGCCGAACCGGCGCAGCCCGACGATGCGGCCGGCGATGGTGCAGCCGATCTTTTCCTGCTCGAGCACGTCTTTGGTCTTCTCGCCGTGGAGGCGGATCAGCTGGCTCGCCCGGTCCTTGACCTCGAAACGTGTCCCATAGGGCTGCACGCCGAGCTGCCGGAGCTGGTCGAGTTTTTTGATGCGCTGTTGCCGTTGGTCGTTGAGTTCATCCATGGTGCGAGATAGCCTTCAGTTCTCAGCGGTCAGCGCTACAGATCCTCATCCTGCATGCTGACGGCTGACGGCTGATCGGTTCCTTTCGTGAGCTTCTTTTTCAAGTACGCTTCGATGAAGCCGTCCAGGTCCCCGTCCATGACGGAAGCCACGTTTCCGACCTCGTAACCGGTGCGATGGTCCTTGACCATCTGATAGGGCTGAAAGACATAGGAGCGGATCTGGCTGCCCCAGGCGATGTCCTTCTTTTCGCCGACGATCGCGTTGAATTCGGCTTCCTTCTTGCGCTGCTCCAATTCGAACAGGCGGGCCTTCAAGATCTTCATCGCGCCGTTCCGATTCTGGAGTTGGGACCGTTCATTCTGACATTGCACCACGATTCCCGTGGGGATGTGGGTGATGCGAATGGCGGTCTCGACCTTGTTCACGTTCTGACCGCCGGCTCCCCCGGCGCGAAAGGTATCGATCCGGAGGTCTTTATCTTCAATGACCACCTCGACATCGTCGTCGAGTTCGGGATACACGAAGACCGAGGCGAAGGACGTATGCCGCCGTTTATTCGCGTCGAACGGGGAGATCCGCACGAGGCGGTGCACCCCCGCTTCCGCCTTGAGGTATCCGTAGGCATAGGGCCCTGTGACGGACAGGGTGGCGCTCTTGATCCCGGCTTCGTCCCCTGCGAGCAGATCGAGCGTTTCTACCTTGAACCCCTTCCGCTCGGCCCAACGGACATACATGCGTAGGAGCATCTGCGCCCAATCCTGGGACTCGGTGCCGCCGGCGCCTGGGTGGATGGCGAAGATTGCATTACTCGCATCCAGTTCACCAGAGAGCAGCAACTCGATCCGAAGCTGGGCGACGGCCTTCTCGAACTGTGCGAGATCGCTCGTGAGTTCCTGTTCGAGACCGGCATCGCCCGATTCCATCGCTAGATCGAGCATAGCTTCGATGTCGCCCTGTCGGCGCTCGGTGGCGTGCCAGCGGGTCAACTCCCGGTCGAGGGTCGCCTTACGGCGGTTCACCTTGGCGGCGGTTTGCGTGTCTTTCCAGAAGTCAGGCTCGGCGGTTTTCGCTTCGAGGTCGTTGAGTTCAGACGTCATTCGAGCCAGGTCAAAGATGCCCCCGAAGTTCGGCCAATTGCTCCCCGAGGGTTCGCACACGGGTCCGCACGTCATCCAACATGGCACGTTCCTTTCTGCATCAGGCGGGCCGACCGGCTGGTTCGCCGCCGGCTGGTTCTGTGTCCTGCGAGAAATATCCGGTCAGGCACAAAAGCGCGGTGAGTATAGCACAGCCGTACGCAAAGAGATCACCGTATTGCGCGTAAAAGGTCCGCTGATGGCCGACGGCCACGGCCCCTTTCATCGCTGCTTGCGTGAAGATGGGAGATTGTTGTGCGATACGGCCGTAGGGATCGATGAATCCGGAGATGCCTGTATTGGCCGCCCGTGCGAAGGCCACGCGATTTTCCACGGCACGAAACACCACCATGCCGAAATGTTGATAGGGGGCAGACGAGGGGCCGAACCAGGCGTCGTTCGTCACCGTGACCATGAAATCCGCGCCGTTCGCCGCAAACTGCCGCACCAGGTTGGGAAAAATCACCTCGTAGCAAATGACCACACCGAACTTCACGTGAAAATCCGGGACGGTCGCCGCCGCTGCCATGGGGGGCACCTTCTCGCGCGGTTTGAACATCAGCAGGGTCGGGCCGGGACCGGCCTCGAAGTCGCCGATCCCTTCCACCAGTTTGTCCAGGAAGAACAGCAAGGAGTTGTGGAAGGGAATGTATTCGCCGAAGGGGACAAGGTGTTGTTTGTCGTAGCGGCCGAGGATCTGGCCGTCCGTGGCGAGCAGGTAGGCGCTGTTGAGCAGGAAGGGGCGGCCGTCGGGATGCCGACGCAGGGCCGGGCTGCCGAACAGGAGCGGAGCGCCGGCATGTTGTACGATGTCGTTCACGAGGGCACGGTACTGCGGTTCCAATTCGAAGACGAAGGGCGTGGCTGCTTCCGGCCAGACGATGAGGTCCAGGTCCTCGCCTAAACCGGCGGTGAGGCGGTCGTAGCGCGTCATGGTTTCCTGCCGGAACGCCACGTCCCATTTCTGGGCCTGTTCGACGTTCGGCTGTACGACCCCCACGGACAGGGTGCGGGTGGGCTGCTGCTCTGCGGCGGACAACAGGGTGGTCCCGTACAGGAGGGCGACGCCGAATCCGGCAGCTGCGGCGACCGAGGAGGACCAGGGAAAGGAATGGATTTGAAATCCGCGATAGGCCTTGGTGCCCCAGATGATCGTCTCCGCAAGCGCGGCATTGACCAATACCAGCAGGAAGGAGACGCCATAGACGCCGAAATGGTCGGCCAGTTGAATGATCGGGAGCCAACGGTATTGGGAATAGCCGAAGAGGGCCCAGGGCAAGCCGGAGAGAAAATAGGTCCGGATCAATTCCAATGTCACCCACAGGAACGGCGCAGGGAGGAAACCCAGGGTCGGGAATGCCGTTCTGATCCAGGCAAGCGCGCCGGCATAGACGGCCACATAGAGACCGAGGTAGATCGTCAACAGCAACATGACCAGGGCGGCGATCGGGAGCGGTACCTTGCCGTAGACATGCATGGCGGTGATGACCCAGAACATGGAGCCGGTGAAGGCGAGCGTGCCAGCCACCCAACCGACCCGGAAGGCGCGGCGGGGCGACACATATTCAACCGCCACATGAAGCGGAACCAGCGCGAACCAGGCGACCACGCCGAGATCGAACGCCGGAAACGACAGGGGGTATAGAAGACCGCTCGCGCAGGCAAGCAGGATGAGGCGTGCGCGGGAGATGGTCATCGCCCGTAACTTAACGAAAGACCTGAACGGATTCAACCGTGCTCTCTCCGAAGAAACCGGCTCAGCCGATTGCCTACCGGCCTGGACGTCCGCTGAAGGAGTTGATTCCGCCGGGAGCACCGGACGAGGCAGGGGGTTGTGGTTGTGGTGTGGCCATGCCCCTGGGGTGGAGGGGCAACAACGGCGCAGGAGTCAGAAGATTGGGCGGCGCCGGCGTCCCGAACGGAGTGACCGTACCGGGCTGGTCACCATGGGGTGAACTGAAGTTGTGAGGGGAAAGGCCGGACCCTTGACGTGTCACGCCTCTATTACCGTGGGGATCTGAATAGATGGCGTCGTTGTCGCCCAAGGGCGAGAGGGTGCCCATCGTTCCGTCCCGCTCCTGAATGATCGAAGGTTGGGCCTGGGCTATGGAGAACTGATCGATGAGCGACCATCCGGCGAGCAGAACCATGAGGACGATGGATCGCATGGCATCTCCTGTAGGAGGAAAGAAGGGGTCGCGCTCCCATTTTATCAGAATGTCTTCACCCAGGGTGGAGGGACGATGTCGGTTAAGGGATCACGAATGGCCGACAGCCCGCGCCCGCCCTCGCTTCTTGCCGTATTGACCGCTTTCCAAGTGAAGCGTAGACTGTGATATTGGCTGAGTGCCACCCTTTCTACAGGTGGTCGCATGGTCTTCCGTGGCGAACATGGCCGCCGCGAGGAAGTCGGTCCTATCCTTTCTTCCCTCCCATTCTTGCGCTCTGATCGTCCTCTCGAGCCGGCTGCCTTTGCGATTTCTTCACGCCGTCGCAACGGCGATCACCCGGCTATCCATTCAGGGGAGGTACTTCTATGGGGAGACTGCAGAGAAGTCGTGCTGCTCAGATTCAGGCGCGACGGTACCCTGCCTATTTGCCGTGCGCCGAATTATTCGAGGCAGGAAGGAGGGCTCTATGGGACGGAAATATGACCTCGTCGATGTCATGGCGGCCGTCGGATTGGTCGCCACGTTGTTCGGAGGGTACCTCTTTGTAACTGCGGCAGACGGGTTTTGGCAGACATCATCAGCCCCCACCATGACGGCTGCGGCGTTCAGTAGCGAGCCGTCGACCGGTATGGAATGGTTGCAGCCCGCGCTGGGACGGGCCATCGTGGACGACATGGTGCTCAATCGGGAGGCGGATGCCGCTTTGTCGGCTTCGGTCACGGAGCTGAACCGTGCCGTGAGCGAGTATCAGCTGATGTCGACCACGCTCCTCAGTCCACTCGTGCTGGCCGAGTTGCGTGCGTTCGGACAGGAAGCCGACCATCGTGCGCGCATGCAGTTCGTCATGGGGAAGGCGATCGTCAATCAAACTCGCCGCGGCATCATGAGCGGAATCCTCTCCGCCGACCAATATGCGAGTGAGTTCAACAACAGACTGATCCGGACGGCGGAACTGACGGGGCAGCGCATGCATGATCAGTTCGAAGCGACGAGACAGGCCGCGCTCGGCCGATCGATCGTCGAGGCGATCCAGGAAGAGAATCGCATGACGGCGACGATCCAGGAACAGCTCGGCCGGGCTGTCGTCCAGGTCACACAGGCGCAAGAAAATTATGGAGAGGCGAAAGCCGCACAACAAATCCAACTCGCGAGTGCGGCGATCGCGGCTGTGCGCACCGATGCGATGATGGAACGGCAGACCTCGCCGGAACGCATGCCGGGTGAATCCATCCAGTTTGCGCACCGTGCCATCGCGTCGCCGGATGTTTCCCGCGGCTTCCTGATGCTGGCCTGCGTCGGATTGATCGCCCTCTTCGTCGGCGGGTTGGCGTTCGGCAGCAGGAAAGGGGAAGTGGACAGCATCCCGGTTTGGAAGATGGAGACGCTGTTGCGGTTACACCGTGCGGCTCGATAATCGATTACCCTGGGAGCCGGTCCGGCGGCTCCCAGGGTAGGAGAGGAGGTCGATCATGTCATGGGAAAACTGGGCAGTGGCAATCGGACTCGGCGCGCTCCTGATGATGTTCTTTGTGCTGATGGAGCTGTTTTTTGCAGGCGGGCGGCATCCGCTGGACCATTCACGACGGAAGTGAGGCGGCCTTACCGGGGGTAAGCGGTCGGGCATGCCGATCGGAAGTCGAGGAGGGGGGAAGGGTCCTGCGCGTCTGGTGCAG
Protein-coding regions in this window:
- a CDS encoding Tryptophan synthase beta chain; protein product: MAVPDRHGRFGPYGGRYVPETLMPALLELEEVYRRTKQDKRFQAEFAHYLKEYVGRPTPLYLAERLTKRLGGAKIYLKREDLCHTGAHKINNAIGQALLAKRMKKPRLIAETGAGQHGVATATVAAMFGLQCEIYMGTEDMQRQALNVFRMRLLGSTVTGVDAGSRTLKDAISEAMRDWTTNVRTTHYVLGSVLGAHPYPMMIRDFQSVIGREARKQILAAEGRLPDCLIACVGGGSNAMGLFHAFVPDKKVTMIGVEAGGLGIESGKHAARFAGGRPGVLQGTMTYLLQDEDGQVNLTHSVSAGLDYAAVGPEHSYYKEANRARYTSATDDEAMAAFDLLAGEEGIVPALESAHAIAEVMKRAPTMKKNQIIIVNLSGRGDKDVQQVARIKGVTL
- a CDS encoding Lipoprotein-releasing system ATP-binding protein LolD → MIKVVDLYKSFPMGGRELVVLSNINLHIQRGELIAIVGASGAGKSTLLQILGTLDRPTKGTVSFDGQDLFQLSEQQQAEFRNKRVGFVFQFHHLLPEFTALENACLPAMIQKRDLADVAGDATKLLSEVGLGDRLHHKPGELSGGEQQRVSVARALMQQPDLVLADEPTGNLDTHTGEALFALLRQLNRSHGTTFVIVTHNDKLSAQADRIVSMQDGMIVSA
- a CDS encoding Tryptophan synthase alpha chain translates to MNRLDQTFSRLKAKGEKALITYIMAGDPSLQETEQLVLELERAGADVVELGVPFSDPIADGPVIQKAAERGLRSGTSLRKILKSVRQLRTSTEIPIVLMAYYNNIHAFGEAEFCRQAVEAGVDGLIVPDMPPDEAGPLRDPAEAAGLHLIFLLAPTSTAARRAYVAKESGGFVYYVSITGITGAKLNDMAGVRDNVAKIRKQTKTPVAVGFGVATPDDAALVADIADAVIVGSAIVRRVGEHGQDGRLVREVGSFVRSLKTAMQPA
- a CDS encoding Lipoprotein releasing system transmembrane protein LolC/LolE: MALPYEIFVGLRYLRAKRRNRTISFNTIVSIVGITLGVAALIGTVGIMTGFKEDIQAKILGTTAHILVNDRMKESMVDYEEQVKKVAALPEVVAATPFIFRQVLLTSQSGVQGIILRGIDPAREGQVTELAKNLIDGSLGDLKQPVKVTIPEKEREPNGPDTAMRPGIILGKELSMRLGVFPGDSLNVVSPVGPITGASMTPKIRQFVVVGIFQSGMYEYDSSLAYIELGEAQKFFNMGASVTGIEVKVTDVFRAADIARRIEENLGFNFWARDWMQMNRNLFSALKLEKTMMFLLLVLITIVASFNIVSTLTMIVTEKQREIAILKAMGATRKGIMRIFMLNGLIIGCSGAAIGVPLGYAFLWLIQTFWTFDPTVYYISRIPVHVLGSDVLLVAGSAILISFVATLYPSLQAAKLDPAAALRYE
- a CDS encoding Lysyl-tRNA synthetase (class II); translated protein: MDELNDQRQQRIKKLDQLRQLGVQPYGTRFEVKDRASQLIRLHGEKTKDVLEQEKIGCTIAGRIVGLRRFGKAAFAVLQDGSDRLQVYLKKDTLGDQAHQVSEGLDLGDWIGVTGVLFRTKTNEFTVEVKTLTFLSKALRPLPEKWHGLTDVETRYRQRYVDLIANPQIHQIFALRSRIIAGIRSFLIERGFLEVETPMMHPIPGGAAAKPFVTHHNALGTDLYLRIAPELYLKRLIVGGFPRVFEINRNFRNEGISTIHNPEFTMLEFYVSYADYHDLIILTEELFGRLAKDILGTTTIDYQGTEINLASPWQRWSYHQAILEVNNLPSSVLKDRDEAFAAAGRLGVEVSPKESLADILNDIFEETVEPRLQQPTFITDYPIEISPLARRKDADPSLTDRFELYIAGREIANAFSELNDPLDQRERFEAQAAQHEAGDEEAHRVDEDFLRALEYGMPPTAGEGIGIDRLVMLFTNQASIRDVVLFPQLRPEK
- a CDS encoding putative membrane protein; its protein translation is MTTRILPTMTAVFSLLIVGLLAGCGGLQEMWEGPAARGFYPKTMAILPISGAYDSAREDVEEVVAKVLIKSRRVEKVVPPDQVTDTFQTTKDAFDALVTYFSRMETTGQSDKSSAIKIGHALGADSLLVVKVNAWEYTREEGDNIARVGLSMRLVDAVNGAIVWKARHQVQESYLFIRPDMRDLATRLASDMIKYMPPEKR